The Actinomycetes bacterium genome contains the following window.
GGCGATCAGCGCCGCGGTGGACTCCGCCGCGGTGCGGGCGTGCTCGGGCAGCACCGAGGTGTAGGTGTCGGCGGTGATGACGATGGTGGAGTGGCCGAGCATCTCCGAGCGAGTCTTCAGGTCCGCCCCGGCGGCCAGGGCCAGGGTGGCGGCGCCGTGGCGCAGGTCGTGCAGTCGGATCGGCGGCAGCCCTGCCTGCGCGGTGAGCTCGCGGAAGGGGGCGGTGACGGCGTGCGGGTGCAGGCCGGTGCCGTCGCGGTGGGTGAACACCCGCCCGGTGTCGACCCAGGCGGGGCCGGCGGCCAGCCGCCAGCCGGCCTGGCGGGCGCGGTGGACGCGCAGCACGTCGGTGGTGGTGGCGTCCAGCGGGATGGTGCGGGTGCTGCCGGACTTGGGTGGGGACTCGGCGGTCTGCCAGCCGAGCTGGACGACCTGCCGGTCGACGGTCAGCTGGGCGGCGTCGAGGTTGACCTCGGTCCAGCGCAGCGCGACCGCCTCGCCGCGGCGCAGCCCGCGCAGCGCGACCAGGTGGTACAGCGCGTACAGGTCGTCGCCGGCGGCGTGGTCGAGGAAGGTGGCGGTCTGCTTCGCGGTCCACACCGCGACCGCCGGGCGCTGCCCGGTGGCGGCGTAGGCGGCAACCCGCTCGTCGGTCCACACCACCGCCTTGGGCCGGCGGCCGGTGGGCAGCTCGACGTAGGCGAGCGGGTTGTGCGGGATGAGCCGGCGCTTGACC
Protein-coding sequences here:
- a CDS encoding site-specific integrase, which gives rise to MRERLLEVRKNKAVHPLGAASVRRVHSTLRSALNTAVKRRLIPHNPLAYVELPTGRRPKAVVWTDERVAAYAATGQRPAVAVWTAKQTATFLDHAAGDDLYALYHLVALRGLRRGEAVALRWTEVNLDAAQLTVDRQVVQLGWQTAESPPKSGSTRTIPLDATTTDVLRVHRARQAGWRLAAGPAWVDTGRVFTHRDGTGLHPHAVTAPFRELTAQAGLPPIRLHDLRHGAATLALAAGADLKTRSEMLGHSTIVITADTYTSVLPEHARTAAESTAALIA